The Prionailurus viverrinus isolate Anna chromosome B4, UM_Priviv_1.0, whole genome shotgun sequence genome has a window encoding:
- the GABARAPL1 gene encoding gamma-aminobutyric acid receptor-associated protein-like 1 → MKFQYKEDHPFEYRKKEGEKIRKKYPDRVPVIVEKAPKARVPDLDKRKYLVPSDLTVGQFYFLIRKRIHLRPEDALFFFVNNTIPPTSATMGQLYEDNHEEDYFLYVAYSDESVYGKGKACQDRAVGLAWIEERR, encoded by the exons ATGAAGTTCCAATATAAGGAGGACCATCCCTTTGAGTATcggaaaaaggaaggagaaaagatcCGGAAGAAATACCCGGACAGGGTCCCT GTGATTGTGGAGAAGGCTCCTAAGGCCAGGGTGCCCGATCTGGACAAGAGGAAGTACCTAGTGCCCTCTGACCTCACCG TTGGCCAGTTCTACTTCTTAATCCGGAAGAGGATCCACCTGAGGCCTGAGGACGCCTTATTCTTCTTTGTCAACAACACTATCCCTCCCACCAGCGCCACCATGGGCCAGCTGTATGAG GACAACCACGAGGAAGACTATTTTCTGTACGTGGCCTACAGTGACGAGAGTGTCTATGGGAA GGGGAAAGCATGTCAGGACAGAGCTGTTGGCTTGGCTTGGATAGAAGAACGGAGatga
- the TMEM52B gene encoding transmembrane protein 52B codes for MVMQAQAVTASALVYFIQLPRARCEENCVSPEHCLTTDWVHLWYIWLLVVIGGLLLLCGLTSVCFRCCLSRQQNGEEEGRPPYEVTVLAFDHDSTLQSTITSLQSVFGPAARRILAVAHSHSPLGQLPPSLDTLPGYEEALHMSRFTVARCWPKTPDLPPVPEEKQLSPVDESPRAGPSSN; via the exons CTTCCTCGGGCAAGATGTGAGGAGAACTGTGTGAGTCCTGAACA TTGCCTGACCACGGATTGGGTACATCTCTGGTATATATG GTTGCTGGTGGTCATTGGCGGGCTGCTGCTTCTGTGTGGCCTGACTTCTGTGTGCTTCCGCTGCTGTCTGAGTCGCCAGCAAAACGGGGAAGAGGAGGGCCGGCCTCCCTATGAAGTGACAGTCCTCGCTTTTGATCATGACAGCACTCTCCAGAGCACTATCACTT cCTTGCAGTCGGTATTTGGCCCTGCAGCTCGAAGAATCCTGGCTGTGGCTCACTCCCACAGCCCCCTGGGCCAACTGCCTCCCTCTTTGGACACCCTCCCAGGGTATGAAGAAGCTCTTCACATGAGTCGCTTCACCGTTGCAAGGTGTTGGCCAAAAACACCTGACCTACCCCCAGTGCCAGAAGAAAAGCAGCTGTCTCCAGTGGACGAGTCTCCTCGAGCAGGACCCTCTTCCAACTGA